The proteins below are encoded in one region of Alistipes indistinctus YIT 12060:
- a CDS encoding glycoside hydrolase family 127 protein, with protein sequence MKPILLPLVACLLTASACTDRGAESAPQAQQDIILPVDFSRVSIRDGFWSPRLEKLSDSTLPVCIDQIENRTGRIRNFENAAKGSGKHSGIFFDDSDVYKALEGISYSLINNPDPMLRRTADQWVAKIAAAQQPDGYINTYYTLTGLDKRWTDMDKHEMYCAGHMIEAGIAYLLATGDRTLLEVSTRMVGHMMNEFGPGKRHWVPGHEEIELALAKLYSVTGEPKYLEFARWLLEERGHGYGRNEEGTWNAAYYQDSIPVSRMTDITGHAVRCMYLFCGMADMSMLSGDTVYRAALDRVWDDVVQRNMYITGGIGSSHQNEGFTEDYDLPNLEAYCETCASVGMVLWNARMNRLKGDAKYADVMERALYNGALAGISLDGKRFFYVNPLESKGDHHRKAWYGCACCPSQLSRFLPSIGSYIYSHSLDSDTVWVNLYLGSNAAIPTQDGSRFVLTQTTRYPWEGNARITVSEAPGKIRKELRLRIPGWCKNHTLWVNGELFDHPTDKGYAVVNRSWKKGDRIDLSLAMPTEVVAADPRVKADSGKLAVQRGPLVYCMEEADNAQTYDRAGINSQTRFTDKFMPDLLGGVAEITAETPAGPLHLIPYYAWDNREAGRMKVWIDEK encoded by the coding sequence ATGAAACCAATCCTTCTCCCATTGGTGGCCTGCCTGCTGACCGCATCCGCTTGCACGGACCGGGGCGCCGAATCCGCACCGCAAGCTCAGCAAGACATCATCCTGCCGGTCGATTTCAGCCGTGTCTCGATCCGGGACGGTTTCTGGTCTCCGCGACTCGAAAAACTGTCCGATTCGACACTGCCCGTCTGCATCGACCAGATCGAAAACCGGACCGGACGCATCCGCAACTTTGAAAACGCAGCCAAAGGCAGCGGCAAGCACTCAGGCATCTTTTTCGACGATTCGGACGTATACAAGGCTCTGGAAGGCATCTCGTACAGCCTGATCAACAACCCCGACCCGATGCTCAGGCGAACGGCCGACCAATGGGTCGCCAAAATCGCCGCGGCCCAGCAACCCGACGGCTATATCAATACCTACTACACGCTCACCGGACTCGACAAGCGCTGGACGGACATGGACAAGCACGAGATGTACTGTGCGGGACACATGATCGAGGCCGGCATCGCATACCTGCTGGCTACCGGCGACCGGACCCTGCTCGAAGTGAGCACCCGCATGGTCGGCCACATGATGAACGAATTCGGCCCGGGCAAACGCCACTGGGTACCGGGCCATGAAGAGATCGAACTGGCGCTCGCGAAACTTTACAGCGTGACGGGCGAACCCAAGTACCTCGAATTCGCCCGCTGGCTGCTCGAAGAGCGCGGGCACGGTTACGGCCGCAACGAAGAAGGCACCTGGAATGCCGCTTACTATCAGGATTCGATCCCGGTCAGCCGCATGACGGACATCACGGGACACGCAGTACGCTGCATGTACCTCTTCTGCGGCATGGCCGACATGTCGATGCTGTCGGGCGACACGGTCTACCGTGCAGCGCTCGACCGTGTCTGGGACGATGTCGTACAGCGGAACATGTATATCACGGGCGGGATCGGCTCGTCGCACCAGAACGAAGGCTTCACCGAGGATTACGACCTGCCCAACCTGGAAGCTTATTGCGAAACCTGCGCTTCGGTGGGTATGGTTTTGTGGAATGCACGGATGAACCGCCTCAAAGGCGACGCGAAATATGCCGACGTAATGGAACGGGCGCTGTACAACGGGGCATTAGCGGGTATCTCACTCGACGGCAAGCGTTTTTTCTATGTAAACCCGCTCGAATCGAAAGGCGACCACCACCGCAAAGCTTGGTACGGCTGCGCCTGCTGTCCCAGCCAACTCTCACGCTTTTTGCCGTCGATCGGCAGTTATATTTACAGCCATTCGCTCGACTCCGACACGGTCTGGGTGAACCTTTACCTCGGCAGCAACGCCGCTATCCCGACCCAGGACGGCAGCCGGTTCGTACTGACCCAAACAACCCGCTATCCGTGGGAAGGCAACGCCAGGATAACCGTCAGCGAAGCTCCGGGCAAAATCAGGAAAGAGTTGCGGCTCCGGATTCCGGGATGGTGCAAGAACCATACGCTGTGGGTAAACGGCGAGTTGTTCGACCATCCGACGGATAAAGGCTATGCCGTGGTAAACCGCTCCTGGAAGAAAGGCGACCGCATCGACCTCTCACTGGCGATGCCGACCGAAGTTGTGGCCGCAGACCCGCGAGTCAAAGCCGACAGCGGCAAGCTGGCCGTACAGCGGGGACCGCTGGTCTACTGCATGGAAGAGGCCGACAATGCACAGACCTACGACAGAGCCGGCATAAACTCCCAAACCCGGTTTACCGACAAATTCATGCCCGACCTGCTGGGCGGTGTGGCGGAAATCACGGCCGAAACTCCGGCAGGGCCGCTGCACCTGATTCCCTACTATGCGTGGGACAACCGCGAAGCAGGCCGGATGAAAGTCTGGATCGATGAGAAATAA
- the nfo gene encoding deoxyribonuclease IV codes for MKYFGAHVSASGGVENAPLNAAAIGANAFALFTKNQRQWVAPPLTPGTIAAFRENCEKGGFTPSQILPHDSYLINLGSPDPDGLAKSRAAFFDEMQRCEQLGLDRLNFHPGSHLGKISVEECLSLVAESINMALERTSGVTAVIENTAGQGTNVGFSFHHLRAIIDQVKDQGRVGVCIDTCHAFSAGYDLSTDAACEKTFAEFDEVVGFRYLRGMHLNDDLKAMGSRVDRHASLGEGTLGMAVFGYVARDKRFDGMPLILETPDESRWAAEIRTLRELAETR; via the coding sequence ATGAAATATTTCGGAGCGCACGTCAGTGCATCGGGAGGGGTCGAAAATGCCCCGCTAAACGCCGCAGCGATCGGGGCCAATGCTTTCGCGCTGTTCACCAAGAACCAGCGCCAGTGGGTTGCACCCCCGCTGACGCCGGGGACGATCGCCGCATTTCGGGAGAACTGTGAAAAGGGGGGATTTACGCCTTCGCAGATACTTCCGCACGACAGTTACCTGATCAACCTGGGAAGCCCCGATCCGGACGGCCTGGCCAAATCCCGGGCAGCGTTCTTCGACGAAATGCAGCGCTGTGAGCAGCTCGGCCTCGACCGGCTCAACTTCCATCCCGGCAGCCACCTGGGTAAAATCAGTGTGGAGGAGTGCCTGTCTCTGGTGGCCGAGTCGATCAATATGGCGTTGGAGCGCACTTCAGGGGTTACAGCTGTTATCGAGAATACGGCCGGTCAGGGCACCAATGTGGGCTTTTCATTCCACCACCTGCGTGCGATTATCGATCAGGTGAAGGATCAGGGCCGGGTAGGGGTGTGCATCGATACCTGCCACGCTTTCTCGGCCGGTTACGATCTGTCGACCGACGCCGCTTGTGAAAAGACGTTTGCCGAATTCGACGAGGTGGTGGGATTCCGTTACCTGCGCGGCATGCACCTCAATGACGACCTGAAGGCGATGGGCAGCCGGGTCGACCGCCATGCCAGTCTGGGCGAGGGTACGCTCGGTATGGCTGTTTTCGGTTACGTTGCTCGCGACAAGCGTTTCGACGGTATGCCGCTGATTCTGGAAACACCCGACGAGAGCCGCTGGGCTGCCGAAATCCGTACGCTTCGCGAACTGGCGGAAACACGATAA
- a CDS encoding ATP-binding protein gives MPNDYNHLSREELLVLLEKSETENRRLKSSQGFLSQGFDHAPLPTIRITPEGIVEEVNPYTCDFFGMPRETLIGINVLNNGPEEQIQSARENIARLTPRDNTFYQYVCHLTPTQQVVYYLWCNVGIFDPEGKLQYIISYCMPKNLQENFAKELREQALVNLKIEQENQNIITDVLHILAQQDTFSCENILQLVNSHYHTEFSAVFRYEEEDLSYHMKDYAIQEASALNKFLPQMKTYGFFSRSETLEHFRQGHMKVVYSDENAAHSVFMDFFRAQQVHFESALAIPLFVNNHFHGFLAAIRENYDLRWTENEISLYQLFAKVVALNIERIIIQKKLDRENRLTTLALERSEVYSWEYDIEHDFFYNNEALLKRYGYPTGQQPLFDAQMFIDHVHSEDQEAILKAYEKINRGQDGDVQARIRIRRPDGTFRYEWFEYRFMTLRKHANDPVNYVIGTGTCIDKFKQNEYALIRAKQAAEESNRLKSAFLANMSHEIRTPLNAIVGFSGVLANTVDEAEKREYVSIIENNNALLLQLIGDILDLSKIEAGTLEFSYSEVDLNGMLDEIEQSARMRQKNHEVEIRFEERLPECSVRTDRQRIMQVINNFLNNAMKFTPAGSIRFGYRPHEGNLLYFYVSDTGCGIAPENHDKIFGRFVKLNTFEQGSGLGLSICESIVHSLGGEIGVDSTPGKGATFWFTIPYRHGKLTVHSNVAVNGITGPEPDPCNTADTEKPILLIAEDNDSNYKLFESLLKKEYLLIHAWDGQQAVQLFHDNRPHLILMDIKMPVMDGYEATIEIRKSSQTVPIIAVTAYAFAEDEARVLRSGFDAYVSKPINASIRDIVRLHLNKQR, from the coding sequence ATGCCCAACGACTACAACCACCTATCCCGCGAAGAACTGCTTGTCCTGCTGGAAAAATCCGAAACCGAAAACCGCCGGTTGAAATCGTCGCAGGGCTTTCTCTCGCAAGGATTCGACCACGCCCCGCTGCCCACGATCCGAATAACACCCGAAGGAATTGTCGAAGAGGTCAATCCGTACACCTGCGATTTCTTCGGCATGCCGCGTGAAACCCTGATCGGGATCAATGTGCTGAACAACGGCCCCGAAGAACAGATACAGTCCGCACGCGAAAACATCGCACGGCTCACCCCCCGGGATAACACTTTCTACCAATACGTCTGCCACCTGACCCCAACCCAACAGGTGGTCTATTACCTGTGGTGCAACGTCGGCATTTTCGATCCCGAAGGCAAGCTACAATACATCATCAGTTACTGCATGCCCAAAAACCTGCAGGAAAACTTTGCCAAGGAGCTGCGCGAGCAGGCCCTCGTGAACCTGAAAATCGAACAGGAAAACCAGAACATCATTACCGACGTATTGCATATACTGGCCCAACAAGATACTTTTTCGTGCGAAAACATCCTACAACTGGTCAACAGCCACTACCACACCGAATTCTCGGCTGTATTCCGCTATGAAGAGGAGGATTTGTCCTACCACATGAAGGATTATGCGATCCAAGAGGCTTCCGCATTAAACAAATTTCTCCCCCAGATGAAGACATACGGCTTTTTCAGCCGGTCGGAAACGCTGGAACATTTTCGCCAGGGCCACATGAAAGTCGTTTACAGCGACGAAAATGCCGCCCACTCCGTATTCATGGATTTCTTTCGGGCGCAACAGGTGCATTTCGAGAGCGCGTTGGCGATTCCGCTGTTCGTCAACAACCACTTCCACGGTTTTCTCGCCGCTATCCGCGAGAATTACGACCTGCGCTGGACAGAAAACGAAATCTCGCTTTACCAACTCTTCGCCAAAGTAGTGGCGCTCAATATCGAACGGATCATCATCCAGAAAAAACTCGACCGCGAAAACAGGCTCACTACGCTCGCGCTGGAACGCAGCGAAGTTTACTCGTGGGAATACGACATCGAACACGATTTCTTTTACAACAACGAGGCTCTGCTCAAACGCTACGGCTATCCGACCGGACAGCAACCGCTGTTCGACGCACAGATGTTTATCGACCACGTCCATTCCGAAGACCAGGAGGCCATACTCAAGGCTTACGAAAAAATCAACAGAGGTCAGGACGGCGACGTGCAGGCCCGTATCCGGATACGGCGCCCTGACGGCACCTTCCGTTACGAATGGTTCGAATACCGTTTCATGACCCTGCGCAAGCATGCCAACGACCCGGTGAACTATGTGATCGGCACAGGAACCTGCATCGACAAATTCAAACAAAACGAGTACGCACTGATCCGGGCCAAACAGGCCGCAGAAGAGAGCAACCGGCTCAAATCGGCATTTCTCGCGAACATGAGCCATGAAATCCGGACGCCGCTCAATGCGATAGTCGGTTTTTCGGGCGTACTGGCCAACACGGTGGACGAAGCCGAAAAGCGGGAGTACGTAAGTATCATCGAAAACAACAACGCTTTACTACTGCAACTGATCGGCGACATCCTCGACCTGTCGAAAATCGAAGCGGGCACGCTCGAATTTTCTTACTCGGAAGTAGACCTCAACGGCATGTTGGACGAGATAGAACAGAGCGCCCGGATGCGACAGAAGAACCACGAGGTGGAGATCCGTTTCGAAGAGCGCCTGCCCGAATGCTCCGTTCGCACGGATCGTCAGCGGATCATGCAGGTTATCAACAACTTCCTAAACAATGCGATGAAATTCACCCCGGCAGGAAGCATCCGGTTCGGCTACCGGCCCCACGAAGGGAACCTCCTCTATTTCTACGTCAGCGACACGGGATGCGGCATCGCGCCTGAAAACCACGACAAAATTTTCGGTCGCTTCGTCAAACTCAATACGTTCGAGCAGGGCAGCGGACTCGGGCTTTCAATCTGTGAAAGCATCGTTCATTCGCTCGGGGGCGAAATCGGCGTGGATTCGACACCCGGAAAGGGAGCTACGTTCTGGTTCACCATCCCGTACCGGCACGGTAAACTTACAGTTCATTCGAATGTGGCAGTCAACGGCATCACCGGACCGGAACCCGATCCCTGCAATACGGCGGATACGGAAAAGCCGATCCTGCTGATTGCAGAAGACAACGACAGCAATTACAAACTGTTCGAATCGCTGCTGAAAAAGGAATACCTGCTGATTCACGCCTGGGACGGTCAACAGGCCGTGCAACTGTTTCACGACAATCGACCGCACCTGATCCTGATGGACATCAAAATGCCGGTTATGGACGGCTACGAGGCTACGATCGAAATCCGGAAGTCTTCGCAAACGGTGCCGATCATCGCCGTAACGGCCTACGCTTTTGCGGAAGACGAGGCACGGGTTTTGCGCAGCGGATTCGATGCCTATGTTTCCAAACCGATCAACGCCTCGATCCGCGATATTGTCCGGCTGCATCTGAACAAGCAACGCTGA
- a CDS encoding DUF3078 domain-containing protein — translation MRRFITLLLLLVLLGAANRSSAQFSISRVTPKEIDTKAMDDTIKPIAPINNRFFSEARYKAERRAIHKERNTVQINASAMFNLTGFENWYAGGDNVFASNLAFYFSHTYIKSKFNFQTTFDARYGINRISGKNFKNEDAFVFNLSSSWELNKNWSYAATFQYRSQFSNGYKSRDDNTLVSAFMAPGTIAPAIGFIYRNKKVPLTISIMPVAGSVTFVLNDSLSQAGAYGVKPGQKSTGAIGASLQIDFDKAFYKDKITYRTYFYAFSNYNSNRNAYINWKNTLQFKIFKLISAEMFCSAVYDEAARTPDRRQWMQLNYKFGLGLAYTFKNK, via the coding sequence ATGAGACGATTCATAACGCTGTTGCTCCTGTTGGTTCTGCTCGGAGCCGCCAACCGCTCTTCAGCCCAGTTCTCCATTTCGAGGGTCACCCCCAAAGAGATCGACACCAAAGCGATGGACGACACGATCAAACCCATCGCACCGATCAACAACCGTTTTTTCAGCGAAGCCCGCTACAAAGCCGAGCGCCGTGCGATCCACAAAGAGCGCAATACCGTTCAGATCAACGCTTCGGCCATGTTCAATCTAACCGGGTTTGAAAACTGGTATGCCGGCGGCGACAACGTTTTCGCCTCGAACCTGGCATTCTATTTTTCGCATACATACATTAAAAGCAAGTTCAATTTCCAAACGACTTTCGACGCCCGTTACGGCATCAACCGCATCAGCGGAAAAAACTTTAAAAACGAGGACGCTTTCGTCTTCAACCTGAGCAGTTCGTGGGAGCTGAACAAGAACTGGTCCTATGCTGCGACATTCCAGTACCGCAGCCAGTTCAGCAACGGGTACAAATCACGCGATGACAATACACTGGTATCCGCATTCATGGCGCCGGGAACCATCGCGCCGGCCATCGGTTTTATCTACCGCAACAAGAAGGTTCCGCTCACGATCAGCATCATGCCCGTAGCCGGAAGCGTCACGTTCGTACTGAACGACAGCTTGTCGCAAGCCGGTGCGTACGGTGTCAAACCCGGACAAAAAAGTACCGGTGCGATCGGAGCTTCCTTGCAAATCGATTTCGACAAAGCATTCTACAAAGACAAAATCACCTACCGGACCTATTTTTATGCCTTTTCGAACTACAACAGCAACCGGAATGCTTATATCAACTGGAAGAATACCCTGCAATTTAAAATATTCAAACTCATTTCGGCCGAGATGTTCTGTTCTGCAGTCTATGACGAAGCGGCTCGAACCCCGGACAGACGACAATGGATGCAATTAAATTACAAATTCGGCTTGGGCCTGGCCTACACGTTCAAAAACAAATAG
- a CDS encoding S41 family peptidase: MYKNNKFTLILPTVVAVSIAVGILLGGVVFKNTPPVPRRGNLVAPGSGKLNMLLSLIENRYVDTVSMDSITEKTIPFILEELDPHSVYVPAKDMAQMNESLDGEFDGIGVMFNMATDTVIVLNVINSGPSSKVGVLGGDRIITINDTVVAGVKMRQDEVMKRLRGPRGSKVKLGIQRVGVKDLVPITVTRGVIPIYCINAAYMIGPETGYIVFAQFSRNAHKELMDAVDRLKAQGMKKLILDIRSNPGGFLDQAIEIANEFLPARKMIVYTVERGGEQSRQYSNGKGRLQDIELAVLVDEGSASSSEILAGALQDNDRGTIIGRRTFGKGLVQEQIPFPDGSAVRLTIARYYTPSGRSIQKPYDKGSEDYNNDLMNRYEHNEMFSADSIHFADSLKYFTAGGRTVYGGGGIMPDRFVPADTTDITPYLREVTGRNILYRFTIEYADRHRNELNRITTLPELDAFFAKDPGLLSEFIRYAARAGVAPKPSQIERSKAIILSQIKAYVGRNTPLEDNAFYHALQGIDSTVQQALKEMSAPKAEQALNTAEHE; the protein is encoded by the coding sequence ATGTATAAAAACAATAAATTCACCCTGATCCTGCCGACCGTCGTGGCAGTCTCCATCGCTGTCGGGATCCTGTTGGGAGGCGTCGTATTCAAAAATACACCGCCGGTGCCGCGCCGCGGTAATCTGGTCGCTCCGGGCAGCGGCAAACTCAACATGCTCCTTTCCCTGATCGAGAACCGCTACGTAGACACCGTCTCGATGGATTCGATCACCGAGAAGACAATTCCGTTCATCCTGGAAGAACTCGACCCGCATTCGGTTTATGTCCCGGCCAAGGATATGGCACAGATGAACGAATCGCTCGACGGAGAATTCGACGGGATCGGCGTGATGTTCAACATGGCCACCGATACGGTCATCGTGCTCAACGTCATCAATTCGGGTCCGAGTTCGAAGGTCGGCGTGCTGGGCGGAGACCGCATCATCACGATCAACGACACGGTAGTAGCGGGCGTGAAGATGCGGCAGGACGAAGTGATGAAACGGCTTCGGGGCCCGCGCGGGAGTAAAGTAAAGCTGGGTATCCAGCGTGTCGGAGTCAAAGACCTGGTGCCGATCACCGTTACACGGGGCGTCATTCCGATCTACTGCATCAACGCCGCCTACATGATCGGGCCGGAAACGGGCTACATCGTTTTCGCCCAATTTTCGCGTAACGCCCACAAGGAGTTAATGGATGCAGTCGACAGGCTGAAAGCACAGGGGATGAAAAAACTGATCCTCGATATCCGGAGCAATCCGGGAGGATTCCTCGACCAGGCCATCGAGATCGCGAACGAATTCCTGCCCGCCCGCAAAATGATCGTCTATACCGTGGAGCGCGGAGGCGAGCAGTCGCGTCAGTACAGCAACGGCAAAGGCCGGTTGCAGGACATCGAACTGGCGGTACTGGTGGACGAAGGAAGCGCCTCGTCGAGCGAAATCCTCGCCGGGGCCCTTCAGGACAACGACCGTGGTACGATCATCGGACGCCGCACCTTCGGCAAGGGACTCGTACAGGAACAGATCCCGTTCCCGGACGGATCGGCCGTAAGGCTCACCATCGCACGCTATTATACTCCCTCGGGACGTTCGATTCAGAAGCCGTACGACAAAGGGTCTGAGGATTACAACAACGACCTGATGAACCGGTACGAACACAACGAAATGTTCTCGGCCGACAGCATCCACTTCGCCGACAGCCTGAAATATTTCACCGCAGGAGGACGTACGGTTTACGGCGGCGGAGGCATCATGCCCGACCGGTTCGTACCGGCCGACACGACCGACATCACGCCCTACCTGCGTGAAGTGACCGGACGCAATATCCTTTACCGCTTTACGATCGAATATGCCGATCGTCACCGCAACGAGCTGAACCGAATCACCACGCTGCCGGAACTGGATGCATTCTTCGCAAAAGACCCGGGTCTGCTGAGCGAATTCATCCGCTATGCCGCCCGTGCGGGCGTCGCACCGAAACCCTCGCAGATCGAACGGTCGAAAGCGATTATCCTCTCACAGATCAAAGCCTACGTCGGACGGAATACGCCGCTCGAAGACAACGCTTTCTACCATGCGCTGCAAGGCATCGACAGCACAGTCCAGCAGGCGCTGAAAGAGATGAGCGCACCGAAAGCGGAACAAGCCCTCAATACTGCCGAACATGAATAA
- a CDS encoding chromate transporter, with product MVYLQLLYSYLKIGFFGFGGGYAMLALIQNEIVVRHHWLTNSELTDIIAISQMTPGPIAINSATYVGYTVTGNIWGSLLATFAVSLPSLTIMLLITKFYMVLHNNRYVRDAMYGMLPMVVAMILAATLLLLTPDTFIDVYSWLILAAAFFASVKKMNPILVICLSGVVGYLLYGL from the coding sequence ATGGTTTACCTGCAACTGTTATATTCGTACCTGAAAATCGGGTTTTTCGGCTTCGGCGGCGGTTATGCGATGCTTGCGCTGATCCAGAACGAAATTGTGGTGCGACATCATTGGCTGACCAACAGTGAACTGACCGACATCATTGCTATTTCGCAGATGACGCCGGGGCCCATTGCGATCAACAGCGCTACTTATGTCGGCTATACGGTCACGGGGAATATCTGGGGTTCGTTGCTGGCAACTTTTGCAGTCAGCCTGCCTTCGCTTACGATCATGCTGCTGATCACCAAATTCTATATGGTACTGCATAACAACCGTTATGTGCGCGATGCGATGTACGGCATGCTGCCGATGGTGGTGGCGATGATCCTGGCCGCGACATTGCTGTTGCTGACCCCCGATACGTTTATCGACGTGTATAGTTGGCTCATCTTAGCCGCAGCTTTTTTCGCTTCGGTCAAAAAAATGAACCCGATTTTGGTAATCTGCCTTTCCGGTGTCGTCGGATATTTGCTTTACGGACTGTAG
- a CDS encoding chromate transporter, whose amino-acid sequence MPESLSFFLSFLKIGIFTFGGGYAMIPLVQREVIDKGWVKEDEFLELLTLAQSAPGPIALNTAVFVGYKVHGYRGMLAAVMGIILPAFLIILVIAIFFNSIRENRVVEAVFKGIRPAVVALMLAPVFGFSKGLGWTRGILAVLAAFVVWYFAVSPVYMIIVGATGGIAFGWLKLRRSLRNVKDSPAQKRITDRDDTAGEVSDVSGDANERRQ is encoded by the coding sequence ATGCCCGAATCGTTATCGTTTTTCTTGTCGTTCCTGAAAATCGGCATTTTCACCTTCGGTGGCGGCTATGCGATGATCCCGTTGGTACAGCGCGAAGTGATCGACAAAGGGTGGGTCAAGGAGGACGAGTTTTTGGAACTGCTCACGCTGGCGCAGTCGGCTCCCGGACCGATCGCACTCAATACCGCCGTATTTGTCGGGTACAAGGTGCATGGCTACCGGGGGATGCTCGCCGCCGTGATGGGAATTATCCTGCCCGCTTTCCTGATTATACTGGTGATTGCGATATTTTTCAATTCGATTCGCGAGAACCGTGTCGTCGAAGCGGTATTCAAAGGAATCCGTCCGGCTGTCGTCGCGTTGATGCTTGCGCCGGTGTTCGGTTTCTCGAAGGGATTGGGTTGGACGCGGGGGATTCTCGCGGTTCTCGCGGCCTTCGTCGTGTGGTATTTTGCCGTTTCACCCGTTTATATGATTATCGTCGGGGCTACGGGCGGCATCGCGTTCGGTTGGTTGAAGCTGCGCCGCAGTTTGCGTAATGTGAAGGATAGCCCGGCTCAGAAGCGCATTACCGATCGTGACGATACGGCCGGCGAAGTATCCGATGTATCCGGTGATGCTAACGAACGTCGACAATAA
- a CDS encoding NADH-quinone oxidoreductase subunit B family protein, whose amino-acid sequence MVLSKIRVLRSHGRQAIPDLRTVELPDTFRGRPVISGGMSEEESAELEAMCPSGAIVASPFTIRLDRCIFCNECAKRFPRAIRFTSDYRLATNDLDRLSVREGSPQRITLDENRVRGEIRRHFGRSLRLREVSAGGDNSTEMELNATMNVNFDFARYGVEFTASPRHADGIVITGPITENMAVPLELAYNAVASPKLLILAGTDAVSGGVFAGTPALDRSFLGRFTPDLYVPGNPVHPLTFIHGIMSLLGRFPNS is encoded by the coding sequence ATGGTGCTTTCCAAAATACGTGTGTTGCGCAGCCACGGGCGGCAGGCTATTCCCGACCTGAGGACAGTGGAACTTCCCGATACGTTCCGGGGACGCCCGGTGATTTCCGGAGGGATGTCCGAAGAGGAGTCCGCTGAACTCGAGGCCATGTGTCCTTCCGGTGCGATTGTCGCATCGCCGTTCACGATCCGGCTCGACCGTTGCATTTTTTGCAACGAATGTGCGAAGCGTTTTCCCCGGGCGATTCGCTTTACCTCCGATTACCGTTTGGCTACCAACGATCTGGACAGGTTGTCCGTTCGGGAGGGCTCGCCGCAGAGGATTACCCTCGACGAAAACCGGGTAAGAGGGGAGATCCGCCGTCATTTCGGCCGTTCGCTGCGGTTGCGCGAGGTCTCTGCCGGCGGGGACAACTCGACCGAAATGGAGCTGAACGCGACGATGAACGTCAATTTCGATTTTGCCCGTTACGGTGTCGAGTTCACCGCTTCGCCGCGCCATGCCGACGGCATCGTGATTACGGGACCGATCACCGAAAATATGGCCGTGCCGCTGGAGTTGGCTTATAATGCCGTAGCGTCGCCCAAATTGCTGATCCTGGCCGGAACGGATGCTGTTTCCGGGGGCGTGTTCGCCGGTACTCCGGCGCTCGACCGCAGCTTCCTCGGACGGTTTACGCCCGATCTGTACGTACCCGGAAACCCGGTGCATCCGCTCACGTTTATCCACGGAATCATGTCCCTGCTGGGACGTTTCCCTAACAGTTGA